One stretch of Rhizoctonia solani chromosome 8, complete sequence DNA includes these proteins:
- a CDS encoding endonuclease/exonuclease/phosphatase family protein: MVSWRLVSASVLAAGSTLVAAAPAQAVLELSGVERLPTPATVQTSNATLAAADRDESNIRVLTFNCWGLRFVSQHRLARVTAIADRILNASPAYDVVALQELWLKSDHALVAEAVAPVLPYSTVFYSGAFGSGLSLFSRYPIEQAQMHPFALAGDPIDVLGGDWFVGKGVAAATLAHPVLGHVELLTSHMFARGGETGTVLQQAHRLIGAWEYSQLIRRAAELGRYVIVAGDFNAVDGSAPLEFIRAHAKVQDAWWETHNLTSPAVPIVFPIPKEGAATSALAAIHQHGVTADSPLNSWSAGKPLDATARRHLGKRLDYVLYRGPDARAEFELVASEAKVVMTERMADLGVSLSDHFGVEVVLGITPAGVSTQPERPEFSETKVEANATEILPPLPIPPPVARTRALVLHDTLHVLHAAIPASYAASTAYLTTGIACAFSLVALAVAAGAVGWGPNAKRHRPRVERSNTDNTSPVRAERKRTRAYTTPSPTHPTDPQSPQTPLSSPPPSSPPPALRLPFLPSSSSSTKSRPIQAPWWLGIVLVLAGGLLAAAGTTLLYAGVLFGRWERNAIWDVIDQMERLSSRGGIGQ; the protein is encoded by the exons ATGGTCTCTTGGCGGTTAGTCTCTGCCAGTGTGCTCGCAGCGGGATCCacgcttgtggccgcagcACCTGCCCAGGCTGTGCTTGAACTGAGCGGCGTCGAGCGATTGCCAACGCCAGCGACAGTTCAGACGTCCAATGCGACACTCGCGGCTGCCGATCGGGACGAGTCAAACATCCGGGTATTGACCTTCAACTGCTG GGGTCTTCGCTTTGTTTCTCAGCACCGACTGGCTCGAGTCACAGCGATAGCAGACCGCATCCTGAATGCGTCTCCAGCGTATGACGTTGTAGCGCTCCAAGAGCTCTGGCTCAAGTCGGACCATGCCCTCGTCGCAGAGGCCGTAGCCCCGGTCCTCCCGTACAGCACAGTCTTCTATTCGGGCGCATTCGGCTCTGGCCTAAGTTTGTTCTCGCGATACCCGATCGAGCAAGCACAGATGCACCCGTTTGCGTTAGCCGGAGACCCCATCGATGTCCTAGGCGGTGATTGGTTCGTCGGCAAGGGTGTTGCCGCCGCTACGCTTGCCCACCCCGTCCTTGGCCACGTCGAACTCCTCACCTCGCACATGTTTGCCCGCGGAGGCGAGACAGGCACCGTCCTTCAACAGGCACACAGGCTTATCGGCGCTTGGGAGTATTCTCAATTGATCAGGCGGGCCGCTGAACTCGGTCGTTATGTGATCGTCGCTGGGGACTTCAACGCCGTAGACGGGAGTGCGCCCCTGGAGTTTATCCGTGCGCACGCCAAAGTTCAAGACGCCTGGTGGGAAACACACAATCTCACATCCCCCGCCGTGCCCATCGTGTTTCCTATTCCAAAAGAAGGCGCTGCGACATCGGCCCTGGCTGCCATTCACCAACATGGCGTTACCGCTGATTCTCCGTTGAATTCCTGGTCGGCCGGAAAACCCCTCGACGCTACGGCCCGTCGACACCTCGGAAAACGACTCGACTATGTTCTTTATCGCGGCCCAGACGCTCGTGCCGAGTTTGAGCTCGTTGCAAGCGAAGCCAAGGTCGTCATGACCGAGCGCATGGCTGACTTGGGTGTCTCCCTCTCGGACCACTTTGGAGTCGAGGTCGTGCTTGGAATCACACCAGCCGGAGTCAGCACCCAGCCGGAACGACCCGAGTTTTCAGAGACCAAAGTCGAGGCTAATGCGACGGAAATCCTGCCTCCTTTGCCTATCCCCCCGCCTGTTGCACGCACCCGCGCCCTCGTTCTTCACGATACGTTGCATGTTCTTCACGCTGCGATCCCTGCTTCGTATGCTGCTAGCACGGCGTACCTAACCACGGGTATAGCCTGTGCATTCTCACTCGTCGCCTTGGCTGTTGCAGCCGGCGCTGTCGGATGGGGTCCAAACGCCAAACGGCACCGCCCCCGAGTCGAACGATCAAACACAGACAACACGAGCCCCGTACGAGCCGAGCGCAAACGGACAAGAGCGTATACGACTCCTTCCCCAACCCATCCTACCGACCCACAATCTCCTCAAACTCCCTTATCTTCCCCGCCTCCATCTTCACCTCCACCCGCACTCCGACTTCCATTCCTTCCCTCGTCGTCCTCTTCCACCAAGTCCCGCCCGATCCAGGCTCCCTGGTGGCTCGGTATTGTTCTCGTTCTCGCTGGAGGCCTGTTGGCTGCTGCTGGCACGACCCTGCTCTACGCCGGTGTGCTCTTTGGAAGATGGGAGCGAAATGCGATTTGGGATGTGATTGATCAGATGGAGAGGTTGAGCTCCAGGGGCGGGATTGGGCAGTAG